A genomic segment from Euleptes europaea isolate rEulEur1 chromosome 17, rEulEur1.hap1, whole genome shotgun sequence encodes:
- the MED10 gene encoding mediator of RNA polymerase II transcription subunit 10: MAEKFDSLEEHLEKFVENIRQLGIIVSDFQPSSQAVLNQKLNFMVTGLQDIDKCRQQLHDISVPLEVFEYIDQGRNPQLYTKECLERALAKNEQVKGKIDTMKKFKSLLIQELTKVFPEDMAKYKAIRGEDPSP, encoded by the exons ATGGCGGAGAAGTTCGACTCCCTGGAGGAGCACCTCGAGAAGTTTGTGGAGAACATCCGGCAGCTGGGCATCATCGTCAGCGACTTCCAGCCCAGCAGCCAGGCGGTCCTCAACCAGAAACT GAATTTTATGGTTACTGGCTTGCAAGATATTGACAAGTGTCGACAGCAACTTCATGATATCAGTGTGCCTCTGGAAGTCTTTGA GTACATAGATCAAGGCCGCAACCCCCAACTATATACTAAAGAATGTTTGGAAAGGGCTCTGGCTAAAAATGAGCAGGTGAAAGGTAAAATCGATACCATGAAG AAATTCAAAAGCCTGTTGATTCAAGAGCTGACAAAAGTGTTCCCGGAGGACATGGCCAAGTACAAAGCTATTCGAGGTGAAGATCCTTCTCCTTGA